The genomic window CCCCGACCCGCGGCGCCGGCGCCGCGGCCGCAGCGCTCGGCACCGCTGCGACGGGCTGCGCGGACGCGGCCAGCGGCAGGGCTGCGGCCAGCACGCACAGGACCAGCCACAGGCTGAGGATCAGGCCGCGGCGCTTCAAGCGTCGTCCTGCGCGTCCGGTGCCAGCACCGTCACATGGAAGGCCTGGACCCGGCGCGCATCGGCGCGGGCCACGCGGAACATGAAGCGGTCCAGCGCCAGCTCATCGCCGACTTCCGGCAGATGGCCCACCGCTTCGGTGACCAGGCCGCCGATGGTGTCGTAGTCCTCATCGGAGAAGCTGGCGCCGAAACGCTCATTGAAATCGCCGATCGGGGTCAGCGCGTCGACCACGTACTGGCCGTCGGCCTGGATCGCGATCTGTGCCGAGGGATCCTCGGCCTCGTCGTGCTCGTCGTCGATCTCGCCGACGATCTGCTCCAGCACGTCCTCGATGGTGACCAGGCCGGCGACGCCGCCGTACTCATCGACCACGATCGCCATGTGGTTGCGCGACAGCCGGAACTCCTTCAGCAGCACGTTGAGCTTCTTGGCTTCGGGGATCAGCACCGCCGGGCGCAGCAGCTCGCGCACGTTGCCGGGCCCGTTGTCGGCGACCACGCCGCGCAGCAGGTCCTTGGCCAGCAGTACGCCAAGGATGTCGTCCTTGTTCTCGCCGTGCACCGGGAAGCGCGAGTGGCCGGATTCGACCACCTGCCTCATCAGCTCCAGGAAGGGCGCTTCGACCGGCAGCGAGACCATCTGCGAGCGCGAGATCATCACGTCGCCCACGGTCAGCTCGGCCACTGAAATGGCGCCTTCCATCATCTTCAGGGTATCGGCGGCGATCAGCCCTTCTTCCTGCGCGGTGTGCAGGACCGCAACCAGCTCGTCGCGGGTGTGGGGTTCGCCGGAGAACGCGGACGTCAGGCGTTCAAGCCAGCCGCGCTTCTTTTCACTGTGCTCCGCTGGGGAGCTACTACTGTCGTCTTCTGACATCTCTGGAAAAAAGGCACCCGGCAGGCCGGGCGATGGCCCAAGTCTAGCAGGATGTGCGGGCCTGTCAGTGACTGCCGGTGGCCGGGGCGGGGGCGGCCGGGGCCGCCTCCTCCTCCTCGGGCAGGTCCAGGCTGTAGGTGCAGCCGGCCAGGGTCTTGCCGGGGTGGGAGGCCACGGTGGAGACGCTGAGGATGATCGACTCGATCTGGGCCTCGCCGCTGGTCGGGTCGGTCACGTCGCGGCTGACCAGCTCGCGGCCGGCCATGAACTTGCCGTCCTGGTCATAGCCGGTTTCCAGCGCCAGCCGCTTGGCCAGCGGGCGTGGATCGGCCTGGTCCAGCACCGCCATGACGCTGGCCCCGGCCACCGCCACGCGGTCGGTCTGCTGGCCGAATACGGTCACCGGGCTTGCCAGCCGATACTCGCTCATGAACTGGTTGGACTGCGGCAGCGGCTGCAGGCCGTTGGCCACGGCCTTCAGCGGGTCGGCCAGCAGTGGCGCCAGTGCAGCATGCTCGGCCACGCCCTGGCGGCATTCGATCAGCGCGGGCAGGTCCAGCGGCGCGGCGGAGACAGCCGGCGCAGCGGCCAGCAGCACGGGCAGGAAACGCAGCAGTGACATCGCGGCAGGGTCCGATCAGCGGCAGGGAGGCTGTGCATGGTAGCGGCGCCCGCTGCCGCCGGCGAGCCATCGCCGTGGTCAGCGCCGGACGGGCGTCCACTCGAATCTGACCGGAAAACCGAGCCGCGCCTCCAGGTGTCCACCTACCGCCGCGGCGGTGGCGCGGTTGCCGGCGGTGTCATCGAGCTGCACATACAGTTCGCCGGTCTTCACGTCCAGGCCATGGCCTGTGCTGTCCGGCAGCTGCTCGAGCAGCCAGTCGCGCTGGGCGCGCATGCGCTGCGTCATCGTGGCTTCGGTCAGCGCTGCGCCGGTGCGGTAGTGCACATGCTGCGGGCCGTCGGCGCCGGCGTGGACTTCATCGGCCACCGGTGCGTTGCCGGTCAGCCGCACCACGGTGTGCCAGCCCGGATCATTGTCCACCCAGAGACCTGCCAGCCGCGCCGCGTGCCGGGTTTCCAGGCGTTCGATCAGCGCCCGTTGCTGGGCGGTGGCGACGATGATGCGGGTGTCCTGCTCGCTGCTGCCGAAAAAAGCGCGCAGCTCGGCGACCTTGGCGCTGATGTCGGCCTCACGGTCGCTGACCGGAAACGGTGAGGGCCGCCCAGGATCGGGCATCAGGCCGGCCCCGGACTGCAGCAGCGCTGCAAGCAGAAGTGCGGGAGGGATCATACGGTGCTCCGGTTCCGTGAGTGCGGTGCCGGGACAGGGCCCGATGCGGCGTCAGCGCTCGCCCGCGTACGGGTCGTCGATGCCGAGCTCGGCCAGGATCTCGCGCTCGAGCTGCTCCATCGCCTCAGCTTCCTTGTCGTCCTCGTGGTCCCAGCCGAGCAGGTGCAGCACGCCGTGCACGGTCAGGTGCGCGTAGTGGGCGTTGAGCGCCTTGCCCTGTTCATCGGCCTCGCGGGCCACCACCGGGGCGCAGATCACCAGATCGCCCAGCAGCGGGAACTTGACCCCTTTGGGCAGGCCTTCGGGCACGTCGGCCGGGAAGCTGAGCACGTTGGTGGCGTAGTCCTTGCCACGGTAATGCCGGTTCAGCGACTGGCCTTCCTTGGCATCGACCACGCGGATGGCCAGGTCGGCCTCGCGGATGCGGCCCTTCAACGCGGCGGCGACCCACTTGCGGAAACTCACCGCGGCCGGCAGGCCGGTGCGGGGCAGGGCGTAGCTGACGGCGACATCCAGTCGCACCGGTCCACGGGTCATGGTGTTGCTCCAGGCTGGATCTGATGCAGGTCGCGGCGATCGTACGCGCTGACGATGCGCGCCACCAGCGGATGACGGACCACGTCGCGGGCTTCGAAGAAGGTGAAGCTGACCCCTTCCACATCGCGCAGGACGTCGATGGCATCGCGCAGGCCGGACTTCACGTGCTTGGGCAGATCGGTCTGGGTCAGGTCGCCGGTCACCACCGCAGTGGAGCCGAAGCCGAGGCGGGTCAGGAACATCTTCATCTGTTCGATGGTGGTGTTCTGGGCCTCGTCCAGGATCACGAAGGCATCGTTGAGGGTGCGCCCGCGCATGTAGGCCAGCGGTGCGATCTCGATGACATTGCGTTCCAGCAGCTTGACCACCTTTTCCACGCCCATCATTTCATACAGGGCGTCGTACAGCGGGCGCAGATACGGGTCGACCTTCTGGCTCAGGTCGCCGGGCAGGAAGCCCAGCTTCTCGCCGGCCTCGACCGCCGGGCGCACCAGGATCAGCCGCTGCACGCGCGATTCGTTCAGCGCTTCCACCGCGCTGGCCACGGCCAGGAACGTCTTGCCGGTGCCGGCCGGGCCGATGCCGAAGTTGATGTCGTGGGTGGCGATCTGGTGCAGGTAGCGGCCCTGGTTGGCACCGCGGCCGCGCACGGTGCCGCGCTTGACCTTGATCGCAACGTCCTGCGCTTCGTAGGAGCGCTCGGCGATCTGTTCCACGTTGGCCTGCGCCAGGCGCACATGGATGGCATGGTTGTCGAAGAGGGTCTCCGCCGCTTCCGCGTACAGCGCCTCGATCAGCTTCTGCGTTTCGGCGCTGGCTTCCTGCGGACCGGTGACCCGGAACACGAAGCCACGGTTGGCGATCTCCACACCGAGCTTCAACTCGATCTGGCGAAGGTGGCCATCGAAGGGGCCGCACAGGTTGGCCAGTCGCGCATTGTCTTCCGGCGACAGGGTGAAGTCTCGATGATCGATGTTTTTCATTGCTCGGGGTGGGGCGGACGCCTTCCACCGCAGTGTATTCAGGGAAGACAAGGGTAGCGCGCGCGCAGGGCGCACGGCCAGCAGACGGTCGATACAGCGTTTTCCACACCCGGTGTGGACGGGACTCCCGGAAACCTGTGGATAGACCTTCGCACTGCTTGTGCCACAAGGCCCATGAGGCCGTGGTGAAAAAACCGTCATGGGCGGCCGTCGCCATGGCGGCACGGGCGGGGCGCTGATCATGATGGACGTGCAGGTTTCGTTGCCGGGTGAGCAACACCGCCACCTGCTGCCGGATTTCCACAGCGGTTGTGGAATGATGCCCAATCAACCTGTGGACAGGTGGTGCGGAGCCTTGCAGCCAAAGGCTTCCCCGCGCGTGGTGAAAAAACCGTCAGGGCGGATCGGAATCATTGAGGGTACACGGGGCACATGGCACCGTGGCGCCGTCGCAGGAGGGGTGGCATGGGCATCGGCAACGGCATGCGTGGAATCGGACTGGCGGGCATCGGCCTGCTGGCGGGATGTGGGCAGTCAACGCCCACTGCGCTGGGCACGCTGGAGTGGGACCGGATCACGGTGCCGGCACCGGCGGCCGAAGTGATCGCCACGGTGGAGGTGCGCGAGGGCGAGCAGGTCAAGGCCGGGGCCGTGCTGATGCAGCTGGATCCGGCGCGCGGAGACGCGCAGTTCGCCGCCGCGCAGGCGGACACGGTGCGTGCGCAGGCGCAGCTGGAAGAACTGAAGATCGGCCCACGCCAGGAACAGATCGCGCAGGCCCAGGCGCAACTGGCCGCATTGCGCGCACAGGCTGCCGAAGCAAGCGCCTATTACCGCCGGGTCCAGCCGTTGGCACAGCAGCGCTTGATTGCCGCCGCTGAACTGGACCGCGCGCGCGCCGCCGCCGGCAATGCCGAGGCCAGCGTGCGTGCCGCCGAGCAGGCCTGGCTGGAGCTGGTGCACGGCAGCCGGGCGCAGGAGATCGCCCAGGGCCAGGCCGCCGCCGATGCCGCGCAGGCGCAGCAGGTGGTGCAGGGCGTGAACCTGCAGAAGCTGCAGTTGCGTGCGCCGCGCGACGGCGTGATCGATGCCCTGCCGTACCGGCAGGGCGACCAGGCGCCGGTCGGCGCGCCGCTGGCCGTGATGCTGGTCGGCGACCGCCCGTATGCGCGGGTCTACCTGCCGCAGCCGCTGCGCCTGCAGGTCAAGGTCGGGCAGGCCGCGCAGATACAGCTGGAAGGAGGCGGCACGGTGCTGACCGGGCACGTGCGCGCGATCCGCAGCGAGCCCTCGTTCACGCCGTACTACGCACTGACCGGTGAAGACGTCGAACGCCTGAGCTATCTGGCCGAGATCGAAGTGGACGGCAACAACGACGTGCGCAAACTGCCCGCGGGTCTGCCGGTACAGGTGCGCTTCTGAACACCGCTGCGGACATCGCGGTGCATGCGCAGGGCCTGACCCGCCGCTTCGGCGATCTGCTGGCCGTGGACAATGTCGACCTGACCGTGCCACGCGGGCAGGTCTACGGCTTCCTGGGGCCGAATGGATCCGGCAAGTCGACCACCATCCGCATGCTGTGCGGCCTGCTGGAACCCAGCGCCGGGCAGATCGAGGTGCTGGGGCTGGCGGTGCCGGAGCAGGCCGAGGCATTGCGCCGGCGCATCGGCTACATGACCCAGCGCTTCTCGTTGTATGAAGACCTTTCGGTGCGCGAGAACCTGGAGTTCCTCGCCGCCATCCAGGATCTGCCGCGCGCACAGGCGCGGCAGCGCGTCGATGCACTGCTGCAGCAGTACCGGCTGCAGGATCGGCAGCCGCAGCTGGCTGGCACGCTCAGCGGTGGGCAGAAGCAGCGCCTGGCCCTGGCCGGTGCTGTGGTGCACGCCCCCGAGCTGCTGTTCCTGGACGAGCCGACCAGCGCGGTCGATCCGGAATCGCGCCGCGATTTCTGGGAGGCCCTGTTCGAACTGGCCGACGCGGGCACCACCGTGCTGGTGTCGACCCACTACATGGACGAGGCCGAGCGCTGCCACCGGCTGGCCATTCTTGATCGCGGCGCGCTGGTGGCCGATGGCACGCCGGCCGAACTGTGTGCACGGCTGCAGGGGCGCACGCTGCAGGTCACCTCCTCGCAGCCACGCCAGGCCAGCCGCGCGCTGGCCGAACTGCCCGGCGTGCTGAGCGTGGCGCAGATCGGTACCCAGCTGCGCGTGCTGTGCAGCGAAGGGCAGGCCGATACGCCGGCACTGCGGCGGGCGTTGGCGGCTGCCGATC from Stenotrophomonas sp. 704A1 includes these protein-coding regions:
- a CDS encoding HlyC/CorC family transporter, which produces MSEDDSSSSPAEHSEKKRGWLERLTSAFSGEPHTRDELVAVLHTAQEEGLIAADTLKMMEGAISVAELTVGDVMISRSQMVSLPVEAPFLELMRQVVESGHSRFPVHGENKDDILGVLLAKDLLRGVVADNGPGNVRELLRPAVLIPEAKKLNVLLKEFRLSRNHMAIVVDEYGGVAGLVTIEDVLEQIVGEIDDEHDEAEDPSAQIAIQADGQYVVDALTPIGDFNERFGASFSDEDYDTIGGLVTEAVGHLPEVGDELALDRFMFRVARADARRVQAFHVTVLAPDAQDDA
- the ybeY gene encoding rRNA maturation RNase YbeY; its protein translation is MTRGPVRLDVAVSYALPRTGLPAAVSFRKWVAAALKGRIREADLAIRVVDAKEGQSLNRHYRGKDYATNVLSFPADVPEGLPKGVKFPLLGDLVICAPVVAREADEQGKALNAHYAHLTVHGVLHLLGWDHEDDKEAEAMEQLEREILAELGIDDPYAGER
- a CDS encoding PhoH family protein, with amino-acid sequence MKNIDHRDFTLSPEDNARLANLCGPFDGHLRQIELKLGVEIANRGFVFRVTGPQEASAETQKLIEALYAEAAETLFDNHAIHVRLAQANVEQIAERSYEAQDVAIKVKRGTVRGRGANQGRYLHQIATHDINFGIGPAGTGKTFLAVASAVEALNESRVQRLILVRPAVEAGEKLGFLPGDLSQKVDPYLRPLYDALYEMMGVEKVVKLLERNVIEIAPLAYMRGRTLNDAFVILDEAQNTTIEQMKMFLTRLGFGSTAVVTGDLTQTDLPKHVKSGLRDAIDVLRDVEGVSFTFFEARDVVRHPLVARIVSAYDRRDLHQIQPGATP
- a CDS encoding HlyD family secretion protein — translated: MGIGNGMRGIGLAGIGLLAGCGQSTPTALGTLEWDRITVPAPAAEVIATVEVREGEQVKAGAVLMQLDPARGDAQFAAAQADTVRAQAQLEELKIGPRQEQIAQAQAQLAALRAQAAEASAYYRRVQPLAQQRLIAAAELDRARAAAGNAEASVRAAEQAWLELVHGSRAQEIAQGQAAADAAQAQQVVQGVNLQKLQLRAPRDGVIDALPYRQGDQAPVGAPLAVMLVGDRPYARVYLPQPLRLQVKVGQAAQIQLEGGGTVLTGHVRAIRSEPSFTPYYALTGEDVERLSYLAEIEVDGNNDVRKLPAGLPVQVRF
- a CDS encoding ABC transporter ATP-binding protein; translated protein: MHAQGLTRRFGDLLAVDNVDLTVPRGQVYGFLGPNGSGKSTTIRMLCGLLEPSAGQIEVLGLAVPEQAEALRRRIGYMTQRFSLYEDLSVRENLEFLAAIQDLPRAQARQRVDALLQQYRLQDRQPQLAGTLSGGQKQRLALAGAVVHAPELLFLDEPTSAVDPESRRDFWEALFELADAGTTVLVSTHYMDEAERCHRLAILDRGALVADGTPAELCARLQGRTLQVTSSQPRQASRALAELPGVLSVAQIGTQLRVLCSEGQADTPALRRALAAADPGARIDAVAPNLEDVFVAATRGRGREPAA